A single window of Canis lupus familiaris isolate Mischka breed German Shepherd chromosome 7, alternate assembly UU_Cfam_GSD_1.0, whole genome shotgun sequence DNA harbors:
- the FMO3 gene encoding dimethylaniline monooxygenase [N-oxide-forming] 3 translates to MGKRVAIIGAGVSGLASIRSCLEEGLEPTCFERSEDIGGLWKFSEHAEEGRASIYQSVFTNSSKEMMCFPDFPYPDDFPNFMHNSKLQEYITVFSKEKNLLKYIQFKTLVCSVNKRPDFSVSGQWDITTERDGKRESATFDAVLICSGHHVYPNLPEESFPGLKLFKGKCFHSREYKEPGIFKGKRVLVIGLGNSGCDIATELSHTAEQVIISSRSGSWVMSRVWDDGYPWDMMFITRFETFLKNSLPTIISDWWYMKQMNARFKHENYGLMPLNGTLRKEPVFNDELPACILCGTVSIKPNVKAFTETSAIFEDGTVFEAIDCVIFATGYNYAYPFLDESIIKSKNNEITLFKGIFPPKLEKPTMAVIGFVQSLGATIPTTDLQARWAVQVIKGTCTLPSVTDMMNDIDKKREGKLKWFGTSETVQTDYISYMDELASFIGAKPNIPWLFLTDPKLAVEVFFGPCSPYQFRLVGPGKWPGARNAILTQWDRTLKPMKTRAVGNPQKPCMLCHLVKLFVLPVLFIAVFLALI, encoded by the exons ATGGGGAAAAGAGTGGCCATCATCGGAGCTGGAGTCAGTGGCTTGGCCTCCATCAGAAGCTGTCTGGAAGAGGGGCTAGAGCCCACCTGCTTTGAGAGGAGTGAAGACATCGGGGGCCTGTGGAAATTCTCG GAGCATGCAGAGGAAGGCAGAGCTAGCATTTACCAGTCTGTCTTTACCAACTCTTCCAAAGAGATGATGTGTTTCCCAGACTTCCCATATCCTGATGACTTCCCCAACTTTATGCATAATAGCAAGCTCCAGGAATACAtcactgtattttccaaagaaaagaacCTCCTGAAATACATACAATTTAAG aCTCTTGTATGCAGTGTAAATAAACGTCCTGATTTCTCAGTCTCCGGCCAATGGGATATTACCACTGAAAGGGATGGTAAAAGAGAATCAGCTACCTTTGATGCTGTACTGATTTGTTCTGGACACCATGTGTACCCCAATCTACCAGAAGAGTCCTTTCCAG gactaaaactttttaaaggcaAATGTTTCCACAGCCGGGAATATAAGGAACCAGGAATATTCAAGGGGAAGCGAGTTCTGGTGATAGGCCTGGGGAATTCAGGCTGTGATATTGCTACGGAACTCAGCCACACAGCTGAACAG gtcatcATCAGTTCCAGAAGTGGCTCCTGGGTGATGAGCCGGGTCTGGGATGATGGTTATCCATGGGACATGATGTTCATCACTCGATTTGAAACCTTCCTCAAGAACAGCTTGCCAACAATCATCTCTGACTGGTGGTACATGAAGCAAATGAATGCAAGATTCAAGCATGAGAACTATGGCTTGATGCCTTTAAATGG AACCCTGAGAAAAGAACCTGTGTTTAATGACGAGCTCCCAGCTTGCATTCTGTGTGGCACGGTGTCCATTAAGCCTAATGTGAAAGCATTCACTGAGACTTCAGCCATTTTTGAGGATGGGACAGTGTTTGAGGCCATCGATTGTGTCATTTTTGCAACAGGCTATAATTATGCCTACCCCTTCCTTGATGAGTCCATCATTAAGAGCAAAAACAATGAGATCACCTTGTTTAAAGGCATTTTCCCTCCTAAATTGGAAAAACCGACCATGGCAGTGATTGGTTTTGTCCAGTCCCTTGGGGCTACCATTCCCACAACTGATCTGCAAGCCCGCTGGGCAGTACAAGTAATAAAAG gaacttgcACTTTGCCTTCTGTAACAGACATGATGAATGATATTgataaaaaaagggagggaaagctCAAATG GTTTGGCACCAGCGAGACAGTACAGACGGATTATATTAGTTATATGGATGAACTTGCCTCCTTCATTGGGGCAAAGCCCAATATCCCGTGGTTGTTCCTCACAGATCCCAAATTGGCTGTGGAGGTTTTCTTTGGCCCTTGCAGCCCATACCAATTTAGGCTAGTGGGCCCAGGGAAGTGGCCAGGAGCCAGAAATGCCATCCTGACCCAGTGGGACCGGACCCTGAAACCCATGAAGACAAGAGCTGTTGGGAACCCTCAGAAACCTTGCATGCTTTGCCATTTGGTCAAGCTCTTTGTTCTTCCTGTTCTGTTCATTGCTGTTTTCCTCGCATTGATCTAA